agtattaagtccataaattaattttagttaaatagaattaaatcgcaattgtaaccactcagtacacacaaaaaaatgttttataattaatatgtgaaattaattatattaattggaatcattatgctcaacatttgagaatttgaagagattcaaataataatattttcttaattaatatttttcaataatttgtctatgctcatatttcattttcatctgttaaaaactcttgaaatactaacaattttatacgaaccataatataatagttaaaaattatataagctaATGTTGCAAaatcaattatctcaatatccataattaatgtatatttttaggattttgagcatcaaaatttatttttatttaccttgattttgaattcgtatctagcataatccacattcttcaagaataaacatcttatcaagtgtattagacgcttacaatctccttgtctagaaaattgggaaaaaataacttcttgataataatagtaataataatataacataatttatattgaaataaacttcattgtaagtataatattccaatatctctttaatattttatttaatatgtctcaaacttcaatgaacaactatcgtgtgaaactttatatctatttgtaccaaaatgcataaaaataaaaaaatacaatccatatcaattagctaaactcaaattaaaaaaatgagtggatttcaacatgttccgaattagaaaaattaatctaacttcaattaaaactaaaaattgagttcataaaaagccgaaaatctaaattttagttagagttaacaatcaaaacgataacacctaggaacatatactaaaaaagaatgcaaatatacaaaatctttattttagtaattttgaaaaataaataaataaaaaagaaaacatggataaggtagcaagaggtatggaacctggataacgacagaaatggaatttcatctctgaaagatgaaactataacaacaattgtttaataaaaataaaactatagcacaattgagaaagccaaaaattgagttcatataaagccgaaaatctaaattttagttaagagttagcaatcgaaacgataacacctaacaacatatactaaaaaagaatacaaatttataaaatctttattttagtcattttgaaaaaaaagacaaataaaaaaaacatggataaggtagcgagaggtatggaacctgagtaacgacagaaatggaatttcatctctgaaaaatgaaactataacatctattgtttaataaaaagaaaacaacaacacaattgagaacaaaaataactacaaccactacaccatagatggtctGTTGCAACACCAAGCAAGTGTTGGCTAAAGTCGTTATTGTGTTGCTAAAGAAGTTTTGGCAACAGTTTTTTTCAGAAAAGAGAGTTGCTTTTTCGCACGTTGCTAAAGATGTCTTAAGcaacattttttcacatttttagcaACATCGATACAAATGTTGCTACACGTATCTGTGGCAACACTTTCCTATCCTATAGCTACTTAAATGAAAGTGTTGCCTATATCGTAGAACATGTAACACTATTATCGAATAAAATTATAAGcaacacttttgaactttctTGCAACAAGTTTTTATGCAACATTGTTTTTTAGTTGCAACACTTTTTATATAGaattgcaacactttttaatttaacattttttttgtttcaagcAACTCTTTCGTATAAAATTTGCAACATTTTTTAATGTAAAACTTTTTAAGCAACTctttaatttaacattttttaatttaacactTTTATagcaacttttttttatattatgttcaTAGCAACGctttttgtttgaaattttaaCGATTTTTAATATAACACTGTAATATATGCAACATAATCTTTAACTTGTGCaacactaaaaaaaattaaaagaaatttttgaatttaaatAATAGCATAAAAAACCCTTAATTGCAATTACAAAACCATAATAGGCCAATATATTAacaatgaaatttaaaattctcaaatGATCCAAAACACATAATAAAAAGTATAATAAAGTCATAATAATGTAACCTATCCTTCAGATTCCTCAGAAAAGACAGTAGCATTCTCATTTTCATTTGAAATGCCACCATATATATCCTCAATATCAATGTTGAGATTGGAATTAACTTCTACCAATTTGTTTATGATTAATGTCAAGCACTTCCTCACTTTTTGATCCACTTGTTTCATTTTCTCCTCCATTACTTCTTCAAGTTGGATAACTTTCTCCTCCATTTCTCCTTGCAAttggttttttttatctttgttaACTGTTCCTTCAATCTCTTCAATTGTggactataaaaaaaatgagttaCATGAATAATTTAACAAGTCACAATCAAGTGGCATATATTGCCTTGCTATTGTCCCCAAGAACAagtttgttattaatttgtcATCATCTACCAAGCCCTTAACACATTATCTAATATGTATGTCCATATATGGCCAAGTAGCACAAGCAACAGAACTCCCATATGCGTAGAATAATACCTTGACGACACTCTCAAACGTTCTCTTGAACGTTCTGCCTCCCAACAGTGCTCCAAAAGAACTAGCAAGCTTCTTTCTAGCCTGAACATTTGCTCCGGAAAACTGTTCAGTAATGAAAAAAGTTTCAGAATATGACACTACAAGAAGAATGAAAACTCTACAAAGGAGCAATAAGCAGCCATGGCTGAAGGATAAATGTCATTTCCATTCTACAGAGGGACATAGAGACTTACTTTGGAGAACTTTGAAAACTACAAGACTCGCCACCATTTTCACCAAGACCCTTAAGTGAAAAACAGTGCAGAACAGGCAAACATATGAGAGGTGACATGAGATAATGTAGAATAGAGCCCTACCTACATCTAGACGAGCTCGCGCTGGTTAATTAGGAACTGAGAGGTGCCGATGTAGGTGAATTAGGGATTAAGAGACAAGAAGAATGATTCCTTATCGACTACCAGGAAAGAATTATGAAATGACAATAAAATTCACCATTTAAACTATGATTATTCACACAAGCTAAAAAGGAGAAGATGGTGCTTACACACGAAAGAGTAGAAGCTGATATACCTCAAGTGCATATTTGTAGCAGTGATTGAAGCCAATCTGATTGAACTTTAAATTTCACTTGGACAAGAAACTGCACTAAAATTATACCACACAATTATCCGTTCTCATGAACACAACATGAAGACAAAATTAGGATAAGCTTTCCAAATGAAAAAACTCATTGGCAACTTGCATGAGATTTCGCCATTCATAAATCAGTAATATGGACTTCATGCAATATAGTTCAAGAGTTGTTTTTTTTAACTTGTGCAGTTTGAAGGACATggaaaaaatgtcaagaaaaaataaaattttgacaGTACCTTATTTATCAGATTGCTAATGCTGTAACCACCACCAAGCATAAAATTAACAGTTGCATCTTGCCACCAAGGATATAGACAATGTAAGCGACCCACCTAGAAATGATAACAGAAACAACAGAACAATAAAAAATCAGGTCCGACTTTGCTACAACACAGCTTTATTTTTAGCAGTCCAATTTATGAGAAGAAAACACTTACTTTCATCCAGTCTATGGCAGTACTCAATGATATATCATTGAAGGACAAAGTTGGCATATAAGCGCAAGGGGTGCTCTTTAGTATAGAAGCCTGGTTAAAAAGAGCACTGAAGATAGGCGCCTGCCTTGGCGCTAAGGcctgcgcctggtgcgccatgcACCATAGGTgcacctttaataactatggttAAAAAGAAGAATAACCATATGCAATGATAGAATATTAAGGCTGTTTATAAAAGGAAAGGCCAAAGAAATTACCATACATATGGGTCAGAGTATCCAACCCTTATATTGTTAGCCTCAATCATCCTTGAAACCTCTCATCCACACTCAGAAGTTTTAATAAACCTTATGTTCTATATCATTTATGCTGGAAAGAAAATCCTTAGCTCTATGTGTAATAAACTCTGATTGTTCTTCTCTCTCTGCAAGATGAGAGGGATAAGGAGACGGGTATGAGTAGTGTTATGGGCTGTTTTCAAGCTCAGTAGTTGAAGTTGTTGATATAGAAGATTCTATCAAAACCTCTATCTCTACCAAACTCTGGAGAGCAATGCCAATGTTTTTTGGAGAGTTGATATAGGAGACATTAGCTGCTGCAAGATTGTACCTTGAATCAATTTCTTGGTTTATGAATCTCCTCTATTCTTTGCACATACATAGAGCTTCATTTTTCTCTGCTTTCGAGTTCActgaaaaaaataaagaagtttttcaatcataGAGGGGAAAAAAACAAACACAGAGGAAGCTTTACAATCACAGATCAATATATAGAGAACATATCAAAACCTTAGATGTTGAAATATTTTCTGGCTTCAAGTCTCTGTAAATTATACGTGCAGGGAACATGTCaaatttcattaattaatatGTAGAGAAAACCATACATTTAGCTTAATTTCTACCTTGAAAGTGAAGATACTCCAATGGAAAGTCTACTTCTGCAACATAAAATCTGTCAATTGCTTAAGAAAAAAAGACAATATTTTCAGGGCAAGCAAGCTCTCGTGACATGTTCAGACCATAAAACAACTTCCCCTGAATCAAATGCCTTGTATTATATATGTGTATAGGAAGTAAATATGTAAAAATCATTGAAAATAAAAGGAATAAAAGTTTTTCCAACTCAGTAAGGCACCTATAAACAGTTAAAAGCTTTAGTCATGACAGCAAACTAACAGTCTTAAGATGGTAACTACACATAAATCAATAGAACATTTTTTGGATATTGAAAGGGTGAAAAGGAGAAGGCCGCCAAACaaacaaagcaaaaaaaaaacacagagagagagagagagaaaaaatacgAGCAAAATTGTTCAATATCCTCAAGTCCAAGCGTTCGATGTTGTTGCAACCATTAACTTCAAGATGGGTCAGTTCTCTGCAACCAGTGGCAACCATTAACTTTAAAACTTCAAGAGAAGGGCATCCTTGGGCAATCCAAAGAACACCATTAGTTTGGATAATTTCTGAATCAGGTGAAAAGATTTCAAGGGATTTGTAATAAGAACCTACTACTTCCATTGATATTTCAGTTATTTTTACATAGGCTGCAATACCAAGAAACTTTGGCTAATTCAACCAAGCTAGAGTCCGTCAAACCCTCAAAAAAATGCAAGTTCAAATCTTCAAGCAAATATATCTTTCAAAAGTATAAAAATGAACTCATTCTCAAATGAAAATGCAGGACTAAAATATTAAATACTTAAGACAAATATATGTTTCAAAAGTCTACCATACTCTGCAATTATATTGAGTTATAAGACTTGACAGCCATGTAGAAGATGGTTGCACAACTTAACTTCAGCGATTTTATATTATCAGCTCATATTAACCGGTTCAATTAAATGATAAATTGAGTAGTTGGAGcgaaataatactaaattcaTGGCGGAACTGCAATAATTACATGCTTTTACCTCCTGAAGTTGAATCATGGATCTCAAGGATGTGGCAGTTACtaggatttttatttttaatcatcTATGAGCTTAATCTAAGGCTAAACACTAAGAAAGCTATATTATTTTTGTTAGGTGATTATCCTATCACCTATTAAACAACACAACATATTGTTTACACAAGGCTTTGAGTGTTCTTTAGCTTGTTTTTTCGACATAAGTATGGCAGGAATTGGGAAACAAACGCATGATTCATGTCGGTAATAGCAGTGTGTTTCGATCATAATACGATATTGTCTAATGCTTTTAACAAACACTGGACAAACTTCGATATTAGTTCGTATACAGTTCAAGCATACTAGTTCATTTCAATGCAATTTAAAAATGGAATCGGCTCAACTAACTGCTATTAGGCTAATCATTTGCAATGACGAGAGTAACAAACATTTCAAAGCCAGCTAAGCCAGTTAATCCATATCGATTCCCACTATCACAGAGCCCACGCACCAAAAGTGCATATGTACCAAGATCAATTCTCACATGGTTCTTATGCATATGATCCAGTAAAAACTTAAGTACCTTAATCCTCTTCCTCTTGCAGCAAAGCTTCAACAAAGTTGCATATGTTTCTACATTTGGTTTTCTTTTTCCTCCATTCTCCTAAGGAACTTCAATGCATTCTCTTCCTGCATATTAGTACAAGCACAATAAATTATGGTATTTTATGTCAAAAGATCTCTATCAACACTTCGCTTTTCCATGTCTGAAAATTGTATCATATAGATAATAGAGAAATCACAAGCGTTCTCCTTCAGAAATTATAAacaaaacaattgtatttatttGATAGCAAAATAGCCAACTGGCCTATTTTCTAATAAGGGACAGGTGGacaaaacaaaagaatagaaTACACATTCtccatggattttttttttttttgtccatttTCACATGTAAATGCTAATTCACCTGCAATCAACAACAAAACCACTAACTCAACCAACACTAAAGAGAGAGTTCTGTTCCTGATAGGAAAAAGATTTTTCTACCGAGTGCTATACATAATTATCCAACACATCACCTTTCTTACAAGCACCATGTGTAGATAAATAAcaatattttgataattttcacTAAAATAAAACCAGAATCTAACACAGTTATGAAGAAGGCTTTGCTATTAAACATTGATAATTATGTGTTACAGGCACTGCAATCACATTGTCTCCATTATAACATAGATTTgctatttaattttttcaatatAGCATGGCCCAAACAACATAACAACCTGTAGGGATCTAAGTTATTTTTGAACTTATTTGTTTTAATAGTTCAATGTAAACCATCTACAATTCTCAAATATGTGATTCTAAATAACCTAAATGGAACTGTAGAAGAAAAAAGCATGTGGTTGATATCATAGCTTCCATTCAAATGATTAATTGACGACCAAGATATAAAATGGATGTCAAGGACTCGAGTTCACAAAATTGCTATAGGTGGAAGAGAAGATCTTACAGTGAAGTCGCAGAATCGCATAAGAAAAGTGCCTAACACATCTGCAATTAAAGAGGAGTAGAGATGTTGGAGAAGATGGCGGAGACGAGTAGCGAGTTAGGTCGGTATGAATTTCATCTGAGGTGTCGAGATTGTAACTGAGCTTTTGTGAAATGGATTGAGGCCGCAAGTAGGGTTTTGTTCCGAGCTTTTGATTTgggacaaaaaaaatttggagGGATTATTTTGAGAGATATGGCGGTAACTCAAAATTTTGGGAGGAAAAGTTTCTAATTTTTGGGGTAATTTTGTTTGTAGGAAACAGTGAGAATAAAATGTCATATTAATACTATagtcaaataaaataataagaaggattaaggtgtaaaaatactcttaacgttttgggtcatgagcaattttaccactaacgtctaaaatggtgcaattttacccctaaggttgataaattggttcaatttcagacactattataaaacatatatattcttATTCTTATTATGCACCATTTGTATAacaatttgttttaaaaaaaagatttcatattttttataatttaataatagaattggagattaatatttataaattcggtgaattttttgaattttcatttgtctaattcgtaaaaaaaacattataattttttatttttttcacatcccaacatatgcttgtgatttgttactgataaaatggcgcacatgtgaagtgtaaatgacaaaattcacgaccgaaaagacagtttgatgaaatatttctcaaattgaaccaatttattaacgttatgagtaaaattgcttctggttTCCAACGttacgggtaaaattgcaccattgtagacgttaggggtaaaattgctcctgacctaaaacgttaggggtatttttgcaccttaaccctaataaGAATaatgaaatgaaatctaaattttttgatattaatgagaataaaatttaataaataagttattttattattaataatataatatatgtttttatgCTCATTAAGGTTATtgaaattatgattttaatgaGAATATTATTCTCATTAAATTTTTCTTATTAATACTCACTTTTCTTGTAGTGGAAATatacaaaacgacgtcgttttgcaTCTAATAGAATTAAGAAAGattatttacataaaaagtGTTTTAATTTTGACACATCACTTGCAACACTTTATAATTAGTGTTCTAAAATTTCAAAGTTATGTGAGTTTGACATGTCTTTTGCAACATTCTATAAACCATGTTGCAAAAGAtccaaaaaaaacataaaaaatgcaACACATTACAAGCAACACATGTATTTTAGGTTGCAAAagaccatctatggtgtagtgaacatatgaaaaaaatcgaataattaccttgagaaacataagaatttcttgtaatttttgacacttttgtgttttccgggtttagttgttcatgcatcttctatttctgtcggatttcttcaattgaagttatcagtttggaaaaaaaagacaaataaaaaagaaaacatgaataagatagcgagaggtatagaacctgggtaacaacaaaaatgaatctgaaagattcttgtaatttttgacacttttatgTTTTCCGggtttagttgttcatgcatcttctatttctgtcggatttcttcaattgaagctatcagtttggaaaaaaaaaagacaaataaaaaagaaaacatagataagatagcgagaggtatagaacctgggtaacaacaaaaatgaatctgaaagatgaaactataacaactattgtttaataaaaataaaacaatataattgagaacaaaataactacaacatatgaaaaaaatcgaatatttacctttagaaatataatactatctatcgtgaccaatgaatataatggtggaatactatctatcatgctttatatagaagtttatttgtgacttttggatttcctttgctttgtgttttttcatcttcccgtaactcttgctttcttttattattttaattaataggctagtaattatttaatatattataaatataaatttgttatttttaattaattaaatatttatttttaattaattaaatatttttaatctgattttttactacgttgacaactcatcaaaaagacctctaaaacacttcttctcatttctctctgcttccgtaattatatatagtatagatgttGCAATTGTTTAGATTTAGGATTATTGTTGTTGTGgtttaaaaaataaaggattATTGTTGTTGCATATTTTGAGatctaatttttatatatttataaaaaatattacttttggACTCCTTCCTCCTTTAGGCTCTGAATGTGTGTTGTGATTGTGATTGTGTAGACATGTATATGATTATTGTCGTTGCAtcttttgaaatttaattactatatttattttgtaaaaaatgtTACTTTTTAACTCCTCTCTCCCTTAGATCCTGCAAGAATtgaaaaaatgttattttttggCTCCTTTTTCACGAGTTAAACCCGTAACAATTGAAAAATTCTCATTGTTAGAGGGATAAAAGCTTAACAATCTCTCAAAGAGAAATAtattttagattgataaaaagtCGATTCattacaaagaaagagatgaatttatatcatcctcaaaacctaaaaaacaaaatacataaAAGCCAAATACATATAACTAGTTAGATAAaacttaaaaggtaaaatggAATGACAAGCTTGTAAATAAGCTAATGTCATGAGTTGTAAATAAGAGGTGACCAAGTTCTAATTAAGAGAAAGTTGAAGAAGGTAACTACTTGCTGGTTAAGTAAAGCCACACGTCGTGTGTATTAATCAGAAAACTTTCAGGAGCTCATTCTCTTGGCACACGCTATGTGGCTGTTTGACAAGTAGTGTGAGTCCTCTTTTTCATCTGTCTCCACACATTTAGTCAACTAGATACCCTCATTATTGTCATTTAGTATTAGTGTTGGAAAATGAATGAGATGATGTTATAACAACACAATTTGCTGTGGaaagtatatatattattgatgtGATACTGAGTTTAAATACATCAGAAACACAGTTACAGAATAACTGTTCAATAACTACATCCTACAAATCAGTGATTTAAATAACCACTTGAGACAACTGACTAAATCATACAGATGAAAAATACAGGATAAGATAGCAGTTACTAAAGCATAAATTTAACACGCCTCATTACTTTGGTTACTGCAAACTCTAAGCTTTTTTCTAAGGAACTCTAAAGAAACATTTGTGtcctgtttgttttttttttcaataatgaGATCTACAAGTGTGCGCTGTGGACATTAGTCTTTGGACAAAAATGACTCAATTAATTTCTCCTCATGCTCATCAATCTCATCATAATCACCAAACTGAGTTTGAGTTTTAGAGAAACCATTAAAATCGTCAAGGtccccttcttcatcttcttttcgATCCCtgacattttcttcttcagCTAATGCAAATGCAGTAGCACTAGTAGGATTTTTCTCCTCAGCCTCCTCTTGAATTTCCTTCTACTGAATCAACGCCTCTTTCAAAATTTTTGAACTCAAACCTGATGAGATCATCTTTTCACAGACTTTTGAATTAATTTGTGTTTCAGTAAACACTTTTTGCTCCTCCTTCAACGGATTCAATGCAAAGATCTTGCCTTTCATCTTCACTTTGAAGACATCTTTGTCCGCTGAATCCTTTATAATGCAGTGATTTGTTTTAAATAAACCTTTGAAACCCTTCTCAAGAAGTTGGCCAACACTTAACAAAATCTGATTTATGTTAGGCACAAATAATACGTCTTTGATTATTTTTGTACCTGAAGTGCTCTTAATAGCCACTGCACCTTTTCCCTTCACTGCAATCTACTCTCCATTTCCAATTTTAACTTTGGAAACTACTAATGTATCTAGCTCTTTGAACAAAGCACGATCATAAGTCATATGGTTCGTACATCCACTATCTACAAGCCAATTATCACTTGAATTTCCAGGAGCAAAACATGAAGCCACAAAAAGATACTCATCTTCTTCGTGATCAGCAACTTGAGCAATATTTTTCTCATGGGTTTCTGAATTTTGTTGAGTGTTGCTTTTGCAAATCTTTTGGTGATGTCCCATCTTTTGGCACTTCTCACATTGTTGATCTGGTATTCTCCAACATTTAAAAGGTGGatgacctttcttcccacaatgATGATAAGGAGGAAAGTCAGATTTATTCTTCGTGTACTTCATCCCTTTTTCTCCCTGGCTAGATTGACCCTTTGCAAATAATGCACCTTCAACAAAATTCTCAGACCTCAAAAGTCTCCTCTGCTCTTGTGCCTGCAAAGCGTTCAACAACTCTACCAAACTAATTTTTGACAGATCCTTAGTGTTTTCCAGAGAAGAAATGGTTGCTTCAAACCTTTCAGGAACAGTCACAAGAAACTTTTGAACTAATCTAGAATCAGGAAATTCAGTACCGAGTAATCTTACTTTATTAGCAATGCTAAGCAATTTGTCTGAATACTCTTTGACAGTTTCTGAATCCTTCATCTTTTGAAATTCAAATTCTCTTATTAAGTTAAGAGCCTTCATTCCTTTGATCTTCTCATCTCCTTCAAATTCCTTCTTCAAGAAATTCGAGACTTCAAAAGCTGATTTCATTGTCATGATTCTGATAAAGATATCAGATGAGACTGCAGCAAATAACGTAGCCCTGGCCTTCGACTTTCTTGATTTCTTCTCCTTGTGATTTTTTATCTGCGCCTGATGCGCCTTCCgtaagaagactcactaagggataagtgtaccccgtcgttatcaagtaataaaattctggaaaagtccaggtatcgtccacaggatttatttctgcaagtatcaagctacttggtttcaggtgttatctaggctttggggattttgagtttggttttgctcaagttaatctactcctaggttgaattacactactcctagctaagttatctaattctaactaagttattctacgcctaattaagttactctacccctaattaagttaaactactcctaggtgatcttttaccaatgtaattatccgaaggaacatgaagggatacgatgataatgaaaatagattgtttagacaacggaattaaaacctaatctaagtcacttgtgtccgaggcgattaaccctacctatcctcatgaggtccctagttcgtgattcccttgtaaggccgaaactagctctaaggctcagcaatttgggcttaatcttctatagggtcgtcaatcctataggcactgactaggtcagattcagctcgcaatatgtgccaacttaattttgggattatcgaatgagttaaaccaatcagacaaagcgtaagacaaagattaaagcaataaaacaattgaataaacaaaactataatatatatcaaagatgaaaagtattgtcacgaagatacaatgagcctaggattcataacatggatcagaggctagacagaatataaaagaagaaaaatccctttcagggaacctgtctactaatgcaggcgtcttcctaggacttaaggatggagcttgagcaatcctcggtgagcgaaGCTtcagaggtgtcttcaatggaggtttgaaggatatggaggaggtggagaggatttctcaaggtgaaagctaagaaaattacaaagataaagatatctaatttacaatgaaaaagttctatttatagatgtagctcgggccccctttttgacctatttcgtgtccttatgcaggtgggaagtcgtgggaccggtcgtggagtcgtgggggcaaAACTGatatttttgaccaattcccgtaggtcagctcgcccgagctggcctATAAAGGCCAGCTCGTCGCGAGCTGGcatggccagctcgcccgagcaggcccctggaggcctgctcggcgagctagcatagccagctcggcgagctggcctaaaaaggccagtccGACGAGCAGTTTTGCCCTGCATGCTTCCGCACGGTTGCTCGATGTCCCATGATGTAactttcgcccgaacttatccctgcgcatgcacaaaaactccaaatagcattagtctcaaggataaattgacccgccaatcgctcattttgagcaaacgctccgtttggtgcgacttttggcggatcaattcgctataaaagataacggaattataacatacatgccattttggccataattacctaaaatgatcagaaaacgagctgAAACAatgaaaagttaataaaacatttccaatttctaactaactcacataaaagcatataaat
The DNA window shown above is from Euphorbia lathyris chromosome 1, ddEupLath1.1, whole genome shotgun sequence and carries:
- the LOC136229356 gene encoding alpha/beta hydrolase domain-containing protein VTE7-like isoform X1, yielding MVHLWCMAHQAQALAPRQAPIFSALFNQASILKSTPCAYMPTLSFNDISLSTAIDWMKVGRLHCLYPWWQDATVNFMLGGGYSISNLINKFLVQVKFKVQSDWLQSLLQICT
- the LOC136229356 gene encoding uncharacterized protein isoform X3 — protein: MSPLICLPVLHCFSLKGLGENGGESCSFQSSPNFPEQMFRLERSLLVLLEHCWEAERSRERLRVSSSPQLKRLKEQLTKIKKTNCKEKWRRKLSNLKK
- the LOC136229356 gene encoding alpha/beta hydrolase domain-containing protein VTE7-like isoform X2, giving the protein MAHQAQALAPRQAPIFSALFNQASILKSTPCAYMPTLSFNDISLSTAIDWMKVGRLHCLYPWWQDATVNFMLGGGYSISNLINKFLVQVKFKVQSDWLQSLLQICT